GGCTGGATAGAGGAGGCCCTGGAGCGCTACCGGAGGCGCAGTCTCCAGGATACCATTATGGGCAAGAAGATCGCTTTTTCCGACCGCCATTATTTGGCGGCTCTTCTTCATATCTATACCGGGACCTTCAGGCTGGAGAGCTTGGCATGCCTGGCCGGTCTTTCTCTGGAGGAGCTTTTACATCAGCGCTCACAGGTGGACTTTATGAGTTTGGTGGACTATTTGCGCACCCGCTTTGCCGAGTGGTTTCGGGAACATCTTCTGATGCGAGACTTTACCCTTCCAGAGTATGGACTCTTGGCCCTAGAATATCTCCACCTGGAGGAACAGGTACGGGCCCAGATTCGCATTCCCCTTTTGAATCAGCTCAAACACCTCTGTGAAGAACTGGAAGACAAGCTAGCCGGGGGAAAGACTTTAGCTCCCTATGACGAGCGTCAACTCCGGAGGCTTCTTTTCTTTTTCCTCTCGGCGGAGGCCCTTAAACCCAGTCTGTGTGGACGCTTGGTGAACCGCACCCGGGAGGCGGCCGAAAGGGCCTATCCTGGTGAATTCTCCCGGTTAGAACTTCCGGAAAAGGAAGGATTTGCCGAAAGTCTTTACCGCTATCTTGAGGAGTCTCTGGGCTATGTCGCGCGAGCTTGAGATCCTGGACCGTCTGAAAAAGGCCTACCCCGAGGCCCGCATCGCCCTCAAGTTTGAAAACCCTCTACAACTGCTCATCGCGACCATCCTTTCGGCCCAGTGTACCGATGAAAGGGTCAATCAGGTTACCCCGGAACTTTTTAAAAAGTATCCTGACGCCCGGGCCTTTGCGGAGGCCGATCTGGAAGAACTGGCCCAAGACATCCGCTCCACCGGCTTTTACAAGCAGAAGGCCCGTTACATAAAAGAGGCCTGCCGGATCCTGGTAGAAAAGTACGGGGGAGAGGTCCCCAAGAGTCTGGAGGCCCTGCTGGAGCTTCCGGGGGTAGCCCGTAAGACGGCCAATATCGTGCTGGCCAATGCTTACGGAATCGTGGAAGGGATCCCAGTGGATACCCATGTACGACGCCTGGCTCGCCGGTTGGGGTTTACTCAGGAGAAGGACCCGGACAAGATCGAACGCGACCTCATGCGCATTATTCCCCGAGAGGACTGGGCGGTCATTCCCTACGTCCTTCAGGCCCATGGACGCACCATCTGCACCGCCCGCAAACCCAAATGTGACCGCTGTCCGGTGCGCGATCTCTGCCCCTCGGCCGGAAAGGACCTTGCCTGAGGAAGTCTTCCGTCTTAAAGTGGATCCAGCCTCCGAGGGAAAGCGTCTTGATGTTTTTCTTTCCGAAAGGCTTCCCGGACTTACCCGCTCCCGAATAAAAAGACTGATCTCCGAAGGACGGGTTTCTATTTCGGAAGAAGGCAAGATCAAGCCTTCTCGCCCGGTAAGGGCTGGAGAGGAGATTTTGGTGCGGGTTCCCCCTCCGGAAGAAGTGCCCCTGGAGCCGGAGCCGGTACCCCTGGAAATCCTCTATGAAGACGAAGATCTGGCGGTGATTGTGAAGCCTCCCGGGGTGGTGGTCCATCCTGCGGTAGGCCACCTTCGGGGCACCTTGGTGCATGGGCTCTTAGGGAGGCTTTCGGGACTTTCCGGGGTGGGAGGAAGCCTCCGTCCCGGGATCGTGCATCGGCTGGACAAGGATACTTCGGGGCTTATGGTTGTGGCCAAAAACGACCGGGCCCATCTGCGGCTTGCGGCCATGTTTAAAGGACGGGAGGTAGAGAAGTGGTATCTGGCCCTGGTCCACGGGGTACCTGAGCCCCGTTCTGGAAGGATCACCGTTCCCATCGGGCGCCACCCGGTGCACCGCAAGAAGATGCTTGCCGGGGCTCCCCGGGGTCGGGAGGCCGAGACCTTTTACCGAGTGCGGGAGGTCTTCCGTAAATGGGCCTTGCTGGAGGTGCGACCGGTGACCGGACGCACCCATCAGATCCGGGTGCACCTTTCTCACCTCGGACATCCCATTGTGGGAGACGTCCTTTATGGAGGAAAGCGCCCCGGAGGGCCCCCGGCCGCGCGACAGATGCTCCACGCCTGGCGTCTGAGCTTTGTACACCCGGTGACCGGAAAGCGGATGGTCTTCGAGGCCCCGCTTCCGGAAGATTTCGAAAACATTCTCGAGGAACTTCGCCGGTGCGCAAAGTAGGGATTACCGGGGGGGCGGCCACCGGAAAGAGTACCCTGCTTAAGATCCTTTCCGAGCTAGGTTATCCCGTCTTTTCTGCTGACGAGGTGGTGCGCCGGCTGCTGGCTCCCCAAGGGCGGGCCTTCTCCCAGGTGAAAACCCTTTGCCCCTGGGCCCTGAGCCCTGAAGGGACCCTCGACCGGCGAAAGATTTTAGAAAGGATGGTTCGGGACGAAAGTTTGCGTCGCAAGTTGGAGGCCTTATTGCATCCTTTGGTGCGGGAGGAACTCTTGGCCTTTTTCAAGGAAGCCGAGTCCAAGGGAGCGTCCTGGGCCTTTGCGGAGATTCCGCTCCTTTTTGAGGCCGGCTGGGAGGGGCTCTTTGACGAAATTTGGGTCGTGACCTGCAAGGAAGACCTTCAGCGGAGCCGGCTCCGGGAGAGGGTAGGGGAGGAGCTGGCCGAGGCCCTTCTTCGGCTTCAGTGGCCCCTTTCCGAAAAGGTAGCCCGGGCCCATCGGGTATTTTCCTCGGAAGATCCCCCAGAGAGTTGGCGACGGGAACTTCAGGAACTTCTTTCTAGAAGCCGGACCCCTTGAGGAGAAAGTCCCTGAACCAGGAGGCTTTCAGAGAGTCTTCTGAC
This portion of the Thermosulfurimonas marina genome encodes:
- the nth gene encoding endonuclease III, whose protein sequence is MSRELEILDRLKKAYPEARIALKFENPLQLLIATILSAQCTDERVNQVTPELFKKYPDARAFAEADLEELAQDIRSTGFYKQKARYIKEACRILVEKYGGEVPKSLEALLELPGVARKTANIVLANAYGIVEGIPVDTHVRRLARRLGFTQEKDPDKIERDLMRIIPREDWAVIPYVLQAHGRTICTARKPKCDRCPVRDLCPSAGKDLA
- a CDS encoding RluA family pseudouridine synthase — translated: MPEEVFRLKVDPASEGKRLDVFLSERLPGLTRSRIKRLISEGRVSISEEGKIKPSRPVRAGEEILVRVPPPEEVPLEPEPVPLEILYEDEDLAVIVKPPGVVVHPAVGHLRGTLVHGLLGRLSGLSGVGGSLRPGIVHRLDKDTSGLMVVAKNDRAHLRLAAMFKGREVEKWYLALVHGVPEPRSGRITVPIGRHPVHRKKMLAGAPRGREAETFYRVREVFRKWALLEVRPVTGRTHQIRVHLSHLGHPIVGDVLYGGKRPGGPPAARQMLHAWRLSFVHPVTGKRMVFEAPLPEDFENILEELRRCAK
- the coaE gene encoding dephospho-CoA kinase (Dephospho-CoA kinase (CoaE) performs the final step in coenzyme A biosynthesis.); amino-acid sequence: MRKVGITGGAATGKSTLLKILSELGYPVFSADEVVRRLLAPQGRAFSQVKTLCPWALSPEGTLDRRKILERMVRDESLRRKLEALLHPLVREELLAFFKEAESKGASWAFAEIPLLFEAGWEGLFDEIWVVTCKEDLQRSRLRERVGEELAEALLRLQWPLSEKVARAHRVFSSEDPPESWRRELQELLSRSRTP